In Metarhizium brunneum chromosome 3, complete sequence, a genomic segment contains:
- the ATG26 gene encoding Sterol 3-beta-glucosyltransferase, translating to MEILDEKQRLAMQNGQPPEIQPYVPTQAVVDCDDGAAALVTDGFLVPSLDGPNDAEPPAYGEQHNHVRFSQPGFDAGAEITDDGRININLHTKNRRLANLLAPTIDSQISVEPQAEPALPPAYIPPGLSAEPGQPPPPSLNVVIQIVGSRGDVQPFVALGKVLKESYGHRVRIATHPTFKSFVEENDLEFFNIGGDPAELMAFMVKHPGLMPGIDALKSGEVSKRRRGIQEMLLGCWRSCIEAGDGLGPPPKPHRINEPLDLAAGMPGDGHDQPFVANAIIANPPSFAHIHVAEKLGIPVHMMFTMPWSPTRAFPHPLANIQSSNADDVMTNYMTYTLVEMLTWQGLGDVINRFRQKALDLPSLSFIWAPGLLNRLKVPYTYCWSPALIPKPNDWGRHIDISGFYFLNLASSYIPDPELAAFLEAGPPPVYIGFGSIVVDDPNAMTRMIFDAIHLAGVRALVSKGWGGLGADDVGLPEGVFMLGNVPHDWLFEHVSAVVHHGGAGTTAAGIKAGKPTIVVPFFGDQPFWGAMIARAKAGPEPIRHKDLTAEKLAEAIKFCLETDTQERAKELGHKIREEAGTDVGAKSFHKHLDIDSLRCSVAPSRTAAWRVRRTKVRLSPLAASVLIDAGLIAYKDLKLYRPVEYNTEDQPPDPVSAGAASLIGDLSGIGMAIADVPRELFKSRRPKDGQSSETSTLLGSSSKLTLATTDTISQNESTTDLFSPTSREREGQEESRVPTADSNRSLTELSSASQSLVEPRSVARSGGDAESGSSRTPSRTGLRARASSDQLRQTFSRRDPSPLGISLDATVGAGRSVGRAVSTGVKSPMNFCLGLAKGFRNIPRLYNDDTVRPIEKVTDLNSGIKIAGKELGYGFFDGIAGLVTQPIRGAEKEGPGGFVKGIGKGIGGLIAKPAAGIWGVPAYMMQGVHAEVNKMFTKSVQNYIITSRVVQGTQDLTRASEEEKSDIIIRWNNSKWDLKNYYMLKRKEKTAEKAPAGSEQSTQSDLPFSRPKTSWLHTRGMSAEERKRLQTQKRGFVDAPVPPSSSSSSARPSSSDDAEFEQAIQTSVRETSRGNIEEDAMIEAAIRESIRAMRARGALLETLPEDSEEIPEKDLSIFEDEEYQITDEEYQSLVEQAIQQSLASHIEDLFHPQETGISELDAFTTEIHSAQGSGTAQADEHDADLQRAIEESKNVPTPPSFDDEEELQRAIEASKQDMAREHNQQTEEDIVLEYVKKQSLAEAEFHSQLNKGKGKAAAAETDSEDEELKRALEESLKLHRGDCAGPSGSGSRSRSRSASRACDEATEGK from the exons ATGGAGATTCTCGACGAGAAGCAGAGGCTGGCCATGCAGAATGGTCAGCCACCGGAGATCCAACCGTACGTTCCAACACAGGCGGTTGTGGACTGCGATGATGGCGCTGCGGCTCTAGTTACCGACGGCTTCTTGGTCCCAAGCCTCGACGGGCCCAACGATGCAGAACCCCCCGCATATGGCGAACAGCATAACCACGTCCGATTTTCACAACCAGGCTTCGATGCTGGTGCCGAAATCACAG ACGATGGTAGAATTAATATCAACCTTCACACCAAGAACCGACGGCTTGCAAATTTGCTTGCCCCGACTATCGACAGCCAAATCTCAGTAGAGCCTCAAGCCGAACCTGCTCTACCGCCAGCATATATCCCGCCTGGTCTAAGTGCTGAGCCAGGTCAGCCGCCTCCACCCAGCCTTAACGTCGTTATCCAAATTGTCGGTTCTCGAGGTGATGTCCAGCCTTTTGTGGCCCTGGGAAAGGTCCTGAAGGAATCATACGGACACAGAGTTCGGATAGCGACTCATCCAACGTTCAAATCCTTTGTCGAGGAAAATGACTTGGAGTTTTTCAACATTGGAGGCGATCCTGCCGAACTCATGGCCTTCATGGTAAAACACCCTGGATTGATGCCTGGAATCGATGCTCTGAAGAGCGGAGAAGTCAGCAAACGACGTCGGGGGATACAAGAAATGCTTCTTGGATGTTGGCGATCCTGTATCGAGGCAGGCGATGGTCTAGGACCTCCGCCAAAGCCACATAGGATTAATGAGCCGTTGGACCTGGCTGCTGGAATGCCGGGAGACGGACATGATCAACCATTTGTGGCAAATGCTATCATTGCAAACCCCCCAAGTTTTGCCCACATCCATGTCGCTGAGAAGCTTGGCATCCCGGTTCACATGATGTTCAC CATGCCGTGGTCACCTACGAGGGCATTCCCCCACCCTCTGGCGAATATCCAATCTTCTAACGCTGACGACGTCATGACTAACTACATGACCTATACATTGGTAGAGATGCTGACATGGCAAGGTCTCGGTGATGTTATTAACCGCTTTCGTCAAAAAGCACTTGACTTGCCATCCCTGTCGTTTATCTGGGCGCCTGGCCTGCTAAATCGCCTCAAGGTTCCCTACACCTATTGCTG GTCCCCAGCGCTGATACCAAAACCGAATGATTGGGGGAGGCATATCGACATTTCGGGCTTTTACTTTCTTAATCTAGCGTCGTCCTATATACCGGACCCAGAGCTCGCCGCATTCCTTGAAGCCGGCCCACCCCCGGTTTATATTGGATTTGGGTCCATAGTCGTGGATGACCCAAATGCCATGACTCGAATGATATTTGACGCAATTCATCTCGCCGGTGTTCGGGCATTAGTATCGAAGGGCTGGGGTGGTTTGGGTGCAGATGATGTTGGTCTTCCTGAAGGTGTGTTCATGCTGGGCAATGTGCCGCATGATTGGCTTTTTGAGCATGTTTCGGCTGTTGTACATCACGGCGGAGCTGGAACGACTGCGGCTGGTATCAAGGCTGGAAAACCTACGATTGTTGTACCCTTTTTTGGAGACCAGCCATTTTGGGGAGCCATGATTGCAAGGGCGAAGGCTGGGCCGGAGCCAATTCGTCATAAAGATCTCACTGCAGAAAAATTGGCTGAAGCCATCAAGTTCTGCCTTGAGACCGATACCCAAGAGAGGGCAAAAGAGCTGGGACACAAAATCCGAGAGGAAGCTGGAACAGATGTTGGTGCAAAGAGCTTCCATAAGCACCTCGATATCGATTCTCTGCGTTGCTCGGTAGCACCCAGCCGAACTGCCGCTTGGCGAGTCAGAAGAACCAAGGTACGCTTGTCGCCGCTGGCAGCGTCGGTGCTGATAGATGCAGGTCTGATAGCGTACAAAGATTTGAAGTT GTATCGACCTGTCGAGTACAATACAGAAGATCAGCCACCTGACCCCGTTTCGGCTGGCGCTGCTTCGCTCATCGGCGACCTGAGTGGAATTGGCATGGCTATCGCAGATGTTCCTCGGGAATTATTCAAATCTCGACGTCCCAAGGATGGTCAAAGCTCAGAGACATCAACCTTACTAGGCTCGTCTAGCAAACTCACACTAGCTACAACGGACACGATATCCCAGAACGAGTCTACTACTGACTTGTTTAGTCCTACCTCTCGGGAAAGAGAAGGTCAAGAAGAGTCAAGAGTTCCAACTGCTGATTCCAATCGATCGCTCACCGAACTATCTTCCGCATCACAATCTCTCGTGGAACCGAGGTCTGTAGCTAGATCTGGAGGAGATGCAGAAAGCGGAAGCTCTAGAACACCTTCCAGGACTGGACTTAGGGCCCGAGCATCCAGTGATCAGCTAAGACAAACATTCTCTCGTAGAGACCCGTCGCCTCTGGGGATAAGTCTGGATGCCACCGTTGGAGCTGGACGAAGTGTAGGCCGTGCTGTGTCTACAGGCGTGAAGAGTCCGATGAATTTCTGTTTGGGGCTGGCTAAGGGATTCAGGAATATTCCGAGACTCTACAATGACGATACTGTCCGACCCATAGAGAAAGTCACCGACCTCAATAGTGGTATCAAGATTGCTGGCAAAGAGCTTGGATATGGCTTCTTCGATGGCATTGCCGGTTTGGTTACGCAACCAATTCGAGGAGCTGAAAAGGAAGGACCCGGTGGATTCGTCAAGGGCATCGGAAAGGGCATTGGAGGCCTTATTGCTAAGCCTGCTGCTG GCATATGGGGTGTTCCTGCCTATATGATGCAAGGCGTCCACGCGGAGGTCAACAAAATGTTTACGAAGAGCGTCCAAAACTACATCATTACTTCTAGGGTCGTCCAGGGGACGCAAGATCTGACCAGAGCAAGCGAGGAGGAAAAGTCTGACATTATTATTCGGTGGAACAATTCGAAATGGGATCTGAAGAACTATTATATGTTGAAGCGAAAGGAAAAGACAGCCGAGAAGGCACCAGCAGGATCAGAACAGTCCACGCAATCAGACTTACCATTCTCTCGACCTAAGACAAGCTGGCTTCACACTCGCGGAATGTCggcagaagaaagaaagaggcTGCAGACGCAAAAGAGAGGCTTCGTCGACGCGCCTGTGCCTCCATCAAGCAGCTCTTCTAGTGCCCGGCCAAGCTCATCAGATGATGCTGAGTTCGAACAAGCAATCCAAACCTCGGTTCGGGAAACATCTAGAGGCAATATCGAAGAAGATGCGATGATCGAGGCAGCTATTCGGGAAAGCATCAGAGCCATGCGTGCAAGAGGGGCGCTACTAGAGACGTTACCGGAGGACTCTGAAGAAATTCCAGAAAAGGACCTCAGCATattcgaggacgaggagtaCCAGATTACAGACGAAGAATACCAGTCGCTTGTAGAACAGGCCATCCAGCAAAGTCTGGCAAGCCATATAGAGGATTTGTTCCACCCTCAAGAAACTGGCATATCAGAACTGGACGCATTTACTACGGAGATACACAGTGCCCAGGGTAGTGGCACTGCACAAGCAGACGAACATGATGCCGATCTTCAACGAGCCATAGAAGAATCAAAGAATGTGCCGACTCCTCCATCatttgatgacgaggaagagctTCAGCGAGCTATTGAAGCATCGAAACAGGATATGGCTCGCGAGCACAACCAACAAACTGAGGAGGACATTGTCTTGGAATATGTAAAGAAGCAAAGCTTGGCTGAGGCAGAATTCCATAGTCAGCTGAACaaagggaaaggaaaagcagcagcagcagaaaccgatagcgaagacgaggaacTAAAGCGAGCTTTGGAAGAGAGCTTGAAATTGCACAGAGGCGATTGCGCCGGCCCTTCAGGGTCAGGATCAAGATCAAGATCAAGGTCAGCATCCAGAGCTTGCGATGAAGCAACAGAAGGAAAGTGA